The window CGACGCGGCGAACTGAAACTCCCGACCGGGACGCGGCACTTCGAGAGACGGTGTCGACGGCGGTTTCTGCGATACGCGTGTTTCGATCGGCCGGTCGAACAGCGACCGCCTCGGTTCGACTCCCCTACGCCTCGGACGGTTCCTGCGACCGGTCGCGGATGAGGTCGCGGATCTCGTCGGGGTCGTCGATGCCGGCCAGTTCCTCGCAGCTGACCAGCGCGGTCCCCTCGACGGCCTCGCGTTTGGATTGGTCCTCGGTGAAGTAGACCGAACGGGTCTGGGTGACCTCCCCGAGCGAGGACATGATCCGCGCGCGTTTTTCGGCGCTACGGGTGAACGCGGAGTGACCGGTGAGCATCGGCATAAAGTCCCGCCGGCGCTCGTCGTCCTCGCTGACCGCCTTGAACGGCGCGCGGGCGGTCGGGTGGACGGTGAATCCCGCCCGCGTCAGGACGTGGACGACGTGTTCGTCGTCGGATTCGGGGTCGGGGTCGTCGGGCGTCGGCTCGGCGTCGCGGACGTCCTCGGCCCCGTCCATCACTTCGACGGGGCTCGAGAACGGCTGATCGAACATCTCTTCGAGCTGGATCGCCACGTCGATGCTCGCGTTCATCCCGTCCTCGTACTTCGAGACGGTCCGTCGCGAGACGCCGAGCTCCGTCGCCAACTGACCGAGACTCCACCCGCGCTCGCGGCGCTCGTCCGCTAAGAGGTCGCCGTCGATGTTGACGTAGAGGCCGCCCGGCGCGGCGTAGATGAGCGGCGGGACGCCCTCGACGAACAGG is drawn from Halobellus limi and contains these coding sequences:
- a CDS encoding transcriptional regulator, which gives rise to MSRSALVGNVTAMLEDAGFLVSERCAIRPKSFDVAARRGEDLVLLKILGNIDAFDGTTGEEMRRLGTYLDATPMVVGLRTRDEDLKPGVVYFRHGVPVFNPDTALDLFVEGVPPLIYAAPGGLYVNIDGDLLADERRERGWSLGQLATELGVSRRTVSKYEDGMNASIDVAIQLEEMFDQPFSSPVEVMDGAEDVRDAEPTPDDPDPESDDEHVVHVLTRAGFTVHPTARAPFKAVSEDDERRRDFMPMLTGHSAFTRSAEKRARIMSSLGEVTQTRSVYFTEDQSKREAVEGTALVSCEELAGIDDPDEIRDLIRDRSQEPSEA